One window from the genome of Treponema sp. OMZ 838 encodes:
- a CDS encoding radical SAM protein: MNYSLYDPYDYPLYRPPSEAYSLILQVTLGCSYNRCVFCGMYQTKEFRIKPIETVKQELVMFAEHYRRVDKVFLADGDALTAPTEYLAAVLDAITAVIPQCKRVSCYATHLNIRQKSPEELKLLASKGLTLLYLGVESGDDETLKFIRKGTTAAEMIRLSNKVKDAGMELSATFILGINGAERDNTQHAIKTGEIISKMYLTYAGLLTLRLEDGSYLTKTAAEGKYTVVGIEEVVRELKLILENIHVEEMTAPVIFRSNHASNFLTLKGTLPQDRDAMLAQVNRVLERGVYPEHRKYYL; encoded by the coding sequence ATGAATTATTCGCTTTACGATCCTTATGATTATCCGCTGTATCGTCCGCCGAGCGAGGCTTATTCGTTAATCTTGCAGGTAACGCTCGGCTGTTCGTATAACCGCTGTGTGTTCTGCGGAATGTATCAGACAAAAGAATTCCGGATTAAGCCGATTGAAACGGTGAAACAGGAACTCGTCATGTTTGCCGAACACTACCGCCGTGTCGATAAGGTGTTCTTGGCTGACGGCGACGCGTTAACCGCCCCGACAGAATACTTGGCCGCAGTATTGGACGCGATTACTGCCGTTATTCCGCAGTGCAAACGGGTGTCCTGTTATGCAACTCATCTCAATATCAGACAAAAATCTCCGGAAGAATTGAAGCTGCTGGCTTCAAAGGGGTTGACGCTTTTGTATCTCGGTGTGGAAAGCGGCGACGATGAAACGCTCAAGTTTATCCGGAAGGGAACAACAGCGGCGGAGATGATCAGACTTTCCAACAAGGTGAAAGATGCGGGAATGGAACTGTCGGCAACCTTTATTTTAGGGATTAACGGCGCCGAACGGGATAACACACAGCATGCGATTAAAACCGGCGAGATTATCTCCAAAATGTATTTGACGTATGCGGGATTGCTCACGCTGCGGCTTGAGGACGGCAGCTATCTTACCAAAACCGCCGCCGAAGGGAAATACACGGTTGTCGGGATTGAAGAGGTTGTGAGAGAATTAAAGCTGATTTTAGAGAATATCCATGTTGAAGAAATGACCGCTCCGGTGATTTTCCGCTCCAACCACGCCTCTAACTTTTTAACGCTGAAAGGAACGCTGCCTCAAGATAGAGATGCGATGCTTGCGCAAGTCAACCGTGTTCTGGAGCGGGGCGTATATCCTGAACACCGGAAATATTACCTATAG
- a CDS encoding TSUP family transporter: protein MHISIWALAFLWFFVFLGGFVDSAAGGGGLISLPAYLFVGLPPHTAIGCNKFSAACGTTLSAARFFKNGAVDWQVAAVSAVCSSLSSYIGIRIALMINQETLKTVLVIVLPIVAVLLLFKRNFGTENQSAEIPKKKAFVLAACTGLLIGFYDGLIGPGTGTIAIIVFSAWMKYDLKTASGNAKVMNLASNYATLIAVITGNKVVYSIAIPAAVFGIIGNYIGAGFAIKKGTAFIKPLMICVIILLFGKLFYDVFGTFLFS from the coding sequence ATGCATATAAGTATCTGGGCGCTTGCGTTCTTATGGTTTTTTGTCTTTTTAGGGGGCTTTGTCGATTCTGCAGCAGGGGGCGGAGGCTTAATCTCGCTGCCTGCGTATCTGTTTGTCGGACTTCCGCCTCATACGGCAATCGGGTGCAATAAGTTTTCCGCTGCGTGCGGCACCACACTTTCCGCAGCGCGTTTTTTTAAGAATGGCGCGGTTGACTGGCAGGTCGCGGCGGTTTCCGCCGTCTGTTCGTCTCTATCTTCATATATCGGTATCAGAATCGCATTGATGATCAATCAGGAAACGCTTAAAACCGTACTGGTTATTGTTCTCCCGATTGTCGCCGTGCTTCTTTTATTTAAACGCAACTTCGGTACGGAGAATCAGTCGGCCGAGATTCCAAAAAAGAAAGCGTTTGTCTTGGCTGCGTGTACCGGTCTGCTTATCGGCTTCTACGACGGACTGATCGGTCCGGGAACAGGCACCATCGCCATTATCGTTTTTTCCGCATGGATGAAGTACGACCTTAAAACCGCTTCCGGCAATGCGAAAGTTATGAATCTTGCATCGAATTATGCAACACTCATCGCTGTCATAACCGGCAACAAGGTCGTCTATTCCATTGCAATTCCTGCAGCCGTATTCGGTATCATCGGAAACTATATCGGGGCGGGGTTTGCAATAAAAAAAGGCACTGCGTTTATCAAACCGTTGATGATCTGCGTTATTATCTTGCTGTTCGGAAAACTCTTTTACGATGTTTTCGGGACATTCCTGTTCTCATAG
- the thiI gene encoding tRNA uracil 4-sulfurtransferase ThiI: MAELFYLAKIGEINLKKGNLKDFERRLAQNFRSYFDGAVPNVQVRAGRMYVRADEALQPRVEAALNHLFGITSWAQAKPADKTLESISETAVTEAKALQAQGARTFKIEARRADKQFPLTSYDIAREVGGTIHTAGILTVDVHKPDAVISIEVREKQAFIYGVEHTGRRGLPCGCSGRALLLLSGGIDSPVAGYKMLFRGMKVDYVYFHSHPYTSPEAQQKVETLAGILSRYGLGGYMTVVSFTKVQQHLKRTVPEAYLTLLLRMCMMHTAEMLAEKVNAQCLVTGESLAQVASQTIENLTITDSCAKLPILRPLIGMDKEEIIRYAVDIGTYQTSILPYEDCCVLFSPKHPVLHTRQKDAEDIYARIDIEPLLMEAFEQRETKKIEWALP; encoded by the coding sequence ATGGCGGAGCTTTTTTATCTGGCAAAAATCGGAGAAATCAACCTTAAAAAAGGGAACCTAAAGGATTTTGAGCGGCGGCTTGCGCAAAACTTCAGAAGCTATTTTGACGGAGCGGTACCAAACGTACAGGTACGCGCCGGGCGGATGTATGTACGGGCTGATGAGGCCTTGCAGCCGCGGGTAGAAGCGGCTCTAAATCACCTTTTCGGTATTACGAGCTGGGCGCAGGCAAAACCGGCGGACAAAACGCTTGAGTCAATTTCCGAAACGGCTGTTACCGAAGCCAAGGCCTTGCAGGCGCAAGGCGCACGCACCTTTAAAATTGAAGCCCGCCGCGCCGATAAGCAATTTCCCCTTACTTCGTATGATATTGCACGGGAAGTAGGAGGCACCATCCATACGGCGGGGATTTTAACCGTCGATGTGCACAAGCCCGATGCGGTTATCAGCATCGAGGTACGCGAAAAGCAAGCGTTCATTTACGGCGTTGAGCATACCGGCAGGAGAGGGCTTCCCTGCGGCTGTTCGGGGCGGGCGCTGCTGCTGCTCTCGGGCGGAATCGACTCCCCCGTTGCCGGATATAAAATGCTCTTCCGCGGTATGAAAGTCGATTACGTGTATTTTCATTCCCATCCGTATACGTCGCCGGAAGCTCAGCAAAAGGTAGAAACCTTAGCCGGTATTTTATCCCGCTACGGACTCGGCGGATACATGACCGTTGTGTCGTTTACCAAGGTACAGCAGCATCTAAAGCGGACGGTGCCTGAAGCCTATTTGACGCTTTTGCTCCGTATGTGTATGATGCACACGGCCGAAATGCTGGCTGAAAAGGTTAATGCGCAGTGCTTGGTTACGGGAGAGAGTCTCGCGCAGGTGGCAAGCCAAACAATCGAAAACCTTACGATTACCGACAGCTGTGCAAAACTTCCGATTCTGCGTCCGCTTATCGGTATGGACAAGGAAGAAATCATACGGTATGCAGTTGATATCGGTACCTATCAAACTTCCATACTGCCGTATGAAGATTGCTGCGTACTGTTTTCTCCCAAACATCCGGTACTGCATACACGGCAGAAAGATGCCGAAGATATCTATGCGCGTATAGATATAGAGCCGTTGCTCATGGAAGCCTTCGAGCAGCGTGAAACAAAAAAAATAGAATGGGCTTTGCCGTAA
- a CDS encoding hexokinase family protein has protein sequence MDIRHSVAAFFGRHNFDAEGPTVNTVIDTLLYDIEEGLKRDPSIPIGTGPALDMIPTWFMPPQQPPKNTSVIVIDAGGTNFRSCLVTFDENSIPSISQLERKPMPATDREYSKAEFFATIASYLDHLKNAADSIAFCFSYAMKITPAGDGEVLQFSKEIKAPEVIGSLVGQNLEAALMQRGWNKLKRIVLLNDTVAALLAGASTAVGGKKYDSYVGFILGTGMNAAYIEYQNIPKIASNSAGTVALPAQIVVCESGKSNKQPRSDFDEAFAKKTDQPQMFWFEKMCSGAYLGSVASVMIRAAAADNLFSAGVKKAFATITDLPLIDVNRFLQAPYSDQTPLGQLLAGGTEEDREVLCRILDVLIMRTARLAAGNIAAAVIKTGKGKNPALPVCILSEGTTFLKTYRLHDAVIAHLYRVLTQERGLYFDVVSLDNAITFGTAIAGTI, from the coding sequence ATGGACATTCGGCATTCGGTCGCTGCGTTTTTTGGACGGCATAATTTTGATGCGGAAGGCCCCACGGTCAATACGGTTATCGATACGCTGCTGTATGATATAGAAGAAGGGCTGAAACGGGATCCGAGCATTCCCATTGGTACGGGGCCGGCGCTGGATATGATTCCGACGTGGTTTATGCCGCCTCAGCAGCCGCCCAAGAATACTTCGGTTATCGTTATCGATGCGGGCGGAACCAATTTCCGGTCATGCTTGGTTACCTTTGACGAAAACAGCATCCCGTCCATCAGTCAGCTTGAGCGGAAGCCGATGCCGGCAACCGATAGGGAATACTCTAAAGCGGAATTTTTTGCTACCATCGCCTCCTATTTAGACCATTTGAAAAACGCTGCGGATTCTATCGCGTTTTGCTTTTCGTATGCGATGAAAATTACTCCGGCAGGCGACGGCGAAGTGCTGCAATTCTCTAAGGAAATCAAAGCGCCCGAAGTGATCGGCTCATTGGTCGGTCAAAATCTGGAGGCGGCGCTGATGCAGCGGGGCTGGAATAAGCTGAAACGCATTGTACTATTAAACGATACGGTTGCGGCGCTTCTCGCAGGGGCATCGACTGCTGTCGGCGGGAAAAAATACGATTCGTATGTGGGCTTTATCCTCGGAACCGGAATGAACGCTGCGTATATCGAATATCAGAATATTCCGAAAATTGCGTCGAACAGCGCCGGTACGGTCGCCTTGCCCGCACAGATTGTCGTCTGCGAGTCGGGGAAGTCGAACAAACAGCCGCGCAGCGATTTTGATGAAGCATTTGCAAAAAAGACCGACCAGCCGCAGATGTTTTGGTTTGAAAAAATGTGCTCCGGCGCCTACCTCGGATCGGTTGCTTCGGTGATGATACGGGCAGCCGCTGCGGACAATCTTTTTTCCGCCGGCGTTAAAAAGGCTTTTGCTACCATTACCGACCTTCCGCTTATCGATGTAAACCGCTTTTTGCAAGCACCGTATTCCGATCAAACCCCGCTCGGACAGCTGTTAGCAGGCGGCACGGAAGAAGACCGCGAGGTTCTCTGCCGGATATTGGATGTGTTAATTATGCGCACGGCACGGCTTGCTGCGGGGAATATTGCCGCGGCTGTTATTAAAACAGGCAAGGGAAAAAATCCTGCGCTGCCGGTTTGTATCCTTTCAGAGGGTACAACGTTTTTAAAAACGTACCGCTTGCATGATGCCGTTATTGCGCACCTCTATCGGGTGCTGACGCAAGAGCGAGGCCTTTATTTCGATGTGGTATCCCTCGACAATGCAATTACGTTCGGCACCGCCATCGCGGGCACGATTTAA
- the asnA gene encoding aspartate--ammonia ligase — MPHLYIPEHYRPVLTGKETEQAIVRIKNFFQLTLSTRLNLTRVTAPLFVPRGKGLNDDLNGTERAVHFPVKDMNEQELEIVHSLAKWKRVKIAEMGLQSGFGIYTDMNAIRADEELDNIHSLYVDQWDWELAMEESDRTLDFLKATVEKIYDCLKCTEFFIYDNYSAIEPILPKHITFIHAEDLYAQYPNLSGKERERKCARQYGAVFLIGIGAPLKNGEPHDGRAPDYDDWITETGSGRHGLNGDLLVWNPVLEDVLELSSMGIRVSPQTMREQLAARNCMERASLFFHTKLLNGELPQTIGGGIGQSRLCMFFLRKAHIGETQVSVWPDDMRAQCAGRSILLL; from the coding sequence ATGCCGCATCTTTATATCCCCGAACACTACCGGCCGGTTTTAACCGGTAAAGAAACGGAACAGGCTATCGTCCGTATCAAAAACTTTTTTCAGCTCACTTTATCGACCCGTTTGAACTTAACCCGCGTTACGGCGCCGCTCTTTGTGCCCAGAGGAAAGGGCTTGAACGATGATTTGAACGGTACGGAACGGGCAGTACATTTTCCGGTAAAGGATATGAATGAGCAGGAACTTGAGATTGTACACTCGCTTGCAAAGTGGAAGCGTGTTAAAATAGCGGAAATGGGATTACAGTCCGGCTTCGGTATTTATACCGATATGAATGCGATCCGAGCTGATGAGGAACTTGATAATATCCATTCGCTCTATGTCGATCAGTGGGATTGGGAGCTCGCGATGGAGGAGTCCGACCGAACGCTCGATTTTCTGAAGGCAACGGTAGAAAAGATATACGATTGCTTAAAGTGTACCGAGTTTTTTATCTATGATAACTATTCGGCGATCGAGCCGATTCTGCCGAAACATATCACCTTTATCCATGCGGAAGATCTCTATGCGCAGTATCCCAATCTTTCCGGAAAGGAGCGGGAGCGGAAATGCGCCCGACAGTACGGTGCTGTCTTTTTAATCGGTATCGGCGCTCCGCTCAAAAACGGAGAACCGCATGACGGTAGGGCGCCCGACTATGACGACTGGATTACCGAAACCGGCAGCGGACGGCACGGATTAAACGGAGACTTGTTGGTGTGGAATCCCGTATTGGAGGATGTGCTTGAACTCTCTTCGATGGGGATCAGGGTAAGTCCTCAAACGATGAGGGAACAGCTTGCCGCCCGCAACTGCATGGAACGGGCATCGCTGTTTTTTCATACCAAACTGCTGAACGGAGAACTGCCCCAAACCATCGGCGGAGGAATCGGGCAGTCGCGGCTCTGTATGTTCTTCTTGCGGAAAGCCCATATCGGTGAAACGCAGGTTTCGGTATGGCCCGACGATATGCGGGCGCAGTGTGCGGGACGGAGCATTCTACTATTATAG
- a CDS encoding glycosyltransferase family 2 protein — MSFISRAARFGRAARQKPLVSLCVPVYGTEGLIGRFFESVLRQDAAPLFETIVVNDGSPGAKELRGIIKTYTKRFKAQGLPLVFLEHSKNLGTLEARRTAVTAASGEYLAFADPDDELPPNALRLLYDVAATSGADIVHGKAAVCGMEGEPDTRVAAFAQRAQNVYDGVLTGDEILRTYIVEHSYSSFVWGKLFKTDLVQKAYGEIPFTYCTMAEDMLLYFFIALTASKSVGALEDGYTEKVHTYVGIRDVVYHYRINTGVTSRRTIADLSEWQKVCSVASVFTIILSYLDEHPAIDGDILKSVQDSGRAHYADNLKQLEACVVPSLQREARAMLDEWWGLA, encoded by the coding sequence ATGAGTTTTATTTCTCGAGCCGCACGCTTTGGGCGAGCGGCTCGGCAGAAGCCGCTCGTTAGCCTCTGCGTTCCCGTGTACGGGACGGAGGGGCTGATCGGACGGTTTTTTGAAAGCGTGTTACGGCAGGATGCAGCGCCGCTTTTTGAAACCATCGTTGTAAACGACGGCAGTCCCGGTGCAAAAGAACTGCGGGGTATTATTAAAACATATACAAAGCGGTTTAAAGCGCAGGGGTTGCCGCTCGTGTTTTTGGAACATAGTAAAAACCTCGGTACGCTCGAAGCGCGCCGGACAGCGGTTACTGCGGCATCGGGCGAATACCTCGCCTTTGCCGACCCGGACGATGAGCTGCCGCCTAATGCTCTCCGTCTATTGTACGATGTAGCCGCTACGTCGGGTGCCGATATTGTACACGGCAAGGCTGCGGTGTGCGGTATGGAAGGAGAACCGGACACGCGTGTTGCAGCCTTTGCTCAAAGGGCGCAGAATGTGTACGATGGTGTTTTAACCGGCGATGAAATCCTCCGCACATATATCGTTGAACACTCATACAGCAGTTTCGTATGGGGCAAGCTTTTTAAAACAGACCTTGTTCAAAAAGCGTACGGCGAAATTCCGTTTACCTATTGTACAATGGCGGAAGATATGCTGCTCTATTTTTTTATTGCCTTGACTGCATCGAAATCTGTAGGCGCATTAGAGGACGGGTATACCGAAAAAGTGCATACATATGTCGGCATACGGGATGTTGTGTATCACTACCGTATCAACACCGGCGTTACTTCCCGCCGTACAATCGCCGACCTTTCCGAATGGCAAAAGGTATGCTCCGTTGCTTCGGTTTTTACCATTATCCTTTCTTATTTGGATGAACATCCCGCTATTGACGGCGATATCCTCAAGTCTGTACAGGATTCAGGCCGCGCTCACTATGCCGATAACCTCAAGCAGCTGGAAGCCTGTGTGGTTCCTTCATTACAAAGAGAGGCACGGGCTATGCTGGATGAGTGGTGGGGGCTTGCATAG
- a CDS encoding Rpn family recombination-promoting nuclease/putative transposase: MTRKPFEELTISDDFMFCKVMEHESLCRPFLEMLFSAQIDKITYLSSQNTVTTNLGAKTVRLDVLVKDEDGASYDIEMQVGNEYNIPKRMRYYQAVLDVAFLDKGYYYKALNNSIIIFVCLFDPIGNDRAVYTFENICIEDKNIPLQDGTKKIILNAKAFKRTDNQELQGFLQYVKTGKATTDYTRRIEQMIQTVKRNELARKEYHILPAALMDAMDEGKSLGLAEGSHQKALETARLMKQANCEIPFIEKMTGLSKEEVEAIN, translated from the coding sequence ATGACTAGAAAACCCTTTGAAGAACTAACTATTTCCGATGACTTTATGTTCTGTAAAGTCATGGAACACGAATCGCTGTGCCGGCCGTTTCTTGAAATGCTCTTTAGTGCACAGATCGATAAAATCACGTATCTTTCGTCTCAGAATACGGTTACGACTAATTTGGGCGCAAAAACCGTCCGCCTTGATGTACTGGTAAAAGATGAAGACGGTGCATCCTACGACATTGAAATGCAAGTAGGAAACGAGTATAACATCCCCAAACGGATGCGGTATTATCAGGCAGTACTTGATGTCGCATTCTTGGATAAAGGTTATTATTATAAGGCATTAAATAACAGCATTATCATTTTTGTCTGTCTCTTTGATCCTATAGGTAATGATAGAGCAGTTTACACGTTTGAAAATATCTGTATCGAAGATAAAAACATCCCCTTACAGGATGGAACAAAAAAGATTATACTGAATGCGAAGGCATTTAAAAGAACAGATAATCAAGAGTTACAAGGTTTTTTACAGTATGTGAAAACAGGCAAAGCAACAACCGATTACACGAGGAGGATAGAGCAGATGATACAGACGGTAAAAAGAAATGAATTAGCACGGAAAGAATACCACATATTACCGGCAGCCCTGATGGATGCGATGGATGAAGGCAAATCGCTTGGTCTTGCTGAAGGTTCCCACCAAAAAGCGCTTGAAACGGCACGACTGATGAAGCAAGCCAATTGCGAAATACCGTTTATCGAAAAAATGACAGGATTGAGCAAAGAAGAAGTGGAAGCGATTAACTAA
- a CDS encoding YebC/PmpR family DNA-binding transcriptional regulator, with protein sequence MSGHSKWATIKHAKGAADAKRGQMFTKFIKEISIAARMGGGDPNGNPRLRTAILKARAANMPKDNIERAIKKGTGELGGASYEELLYEGYAPGGVAVLVEVLTDNKNRAAANVRNLFSKNGGNLGATGSVAYMFNRKGVIEYDAEVVSEEKLMEEALEAGAEDIQADGGIITVTTDPNDFASVLEALQEKGFESVSAEVSMVPATYMSLEAETIRKVLKMVERLEEDDDVQNVYTNLDIPDDFEPEE encoded by the coding sequence ATGTCTGGACACAGTAAATGGGCGACGATTAAACACGCAAAAGGGGCCGCTGACGCAAAACGCGGTCAGATGTTTACAAAGTTTATTAAAGAAATTTCTATAGCTGCACGTATGGGTGGCGGGGATCCGAATGGTAACCCCCGATTAAGAACTGCAATATTAAAAGCACGCGCGGCTAATATGCCGAAAGATAATATTGAACGGGCTATAAAGAAAGGTACCGGCGAATTGGGCGGTGCAAGCTATGAAGAGCTGTTGTACGAAGGTTATGCGCCGGGCGGCGTTGCGGTATTGGTGGAAGTACTGACCGACAATAAAAACCGGGCTGCAGCCAATGTGCGTAACCTTTTTTCCAAAAACGGAGGTAACCTCGGTGCCACCGGTTCGGTAGCTTATATGTTTAACCGCAAGGGCGTTATAGAGTATGATGCCGAAGTCGTCAGTGAAGAAAAACTGATGGAAGAGGCATTGGAAGCCGGAGCGGAAGATATTCAGGCTGACGGCGGTATTATTACGGTAACAACAGATCCCAACGACTTTGCTTCCGTGCTTGAAGCCTTACAGGAAAAAGGATTTGAATCCGTTTCTGCAGAAGTTTCCATGGTTCCCGCAACATATATGAGTTTGGAGGCAGAAACAATCCGTAAAGTGTTAAAAATGGTTGAACGTCTTGAAGAAGATGACGATGTTCAGAACGTATACACAAACCTCGATATTCCCGATGATTTTGAGCCGGAGGAATAG
- the ligA gene encoding NAD-dependent DNA ligase LigA has translation MEKNTRIQELEALIKKHQDLYYNAEPEISDADFDLLWDELRSIDPQNVLFATVPKDSADGFPKAEHIIPMGSQEKAADPESFQKWAEKMPFSDFLVQYKLDGASMELQYEKGRLVRAVTRGDGKIGDDITANVKKMQGVVLELKGDSASTGIAPFSGGIRGEVLMTKEVLRRFYPDKKNCRNAANGLMKRKDGSGSEHLEIICYDAAAGTVGKPFTEAAPFTTETEKLSWLEAQGFLQVPVTRCAGVREVIDYRAHVMDIRSTIPYDIDGLVVKNDRIDTADLSRARPEKQIAFKFSLEEAVTALRSVEWSESGATYTPIALIDPVQLAGTTVKRANLCNPNMIAELNLRIGSRVLVTKRGEIIPKIEALIENPDSSAPIEQPCKCGSCGTALRDEGTRLYCPNPACPKLIHHRIEKWINTLDIQDFGTVLLKQLFDAQRLRSISDLYTLTIEELAALERMGKKSAEKVHRALHAKREISLPVFIAGFDIEGIGRIMVEKLVDAGFDTLEKLLAASEEEFAAVYQFGSILAHTLTLGLRDAKEEMLQLTGSGMIVIQAPAAAQGNLPLAGKSFCFTGELNTLKRKEAEAMVQAKGGAVKSSVTKGLTYLVTNTPDSGSSKNKKAQELGTAIITEDEFLKLF, from the coding sequence ATGGAAAAGAATACACGGATACAAGAACTTGAAGCGCTAATAAAAAAGCATCAGGACTTATACTATAACGCAGAACCGGAAATTTCGGATGCGGATTTTGATTTATTGTGGGACGAACTGCGAAGCATCGACCCTCAGAATGTCTTATTTGCAACGGTACCTAAGGACAGCGCCGACGGCTTCCCGAAGGCGGAACACATTATCCCGATGGGGAGCCAAGAAAAAGCAGCGGATCCCGAAAGTTTCCAAAAATGGGCGGAAAAGATGCCGTTCTCCGATTTTCTGGTACAATACAAACTGGACGGCGCCAGTATGGAGCTGCAATACGAAAAGGGGCGGCTCGTTCGGGCGGTAACACGGGGCGACGGCAAAATCGGAGACGATATTACCGCGAATGTTAAAAAGATGCAGGGCGTCGTACTTGAGCTGAAAGGCGATTCCGCCTCTACCGGCATAGCTCCCTTTTCCGGTGGTATCCGAGGCGAAGTGCTGATGACCAAAGAGGTGCTGCGCCGTTTTTATCCCGATAAAAAGAATTGCCGGAATGCGGCGAATGGGTTGATGAAGCGGAAGGACGGCAGCGGTAGCGAGCACCTCGAAATTATTTGCTATGATGCTGCCGCAGGAACAGTTGGAAAACCCTTTACCGAAGCGGCGCCGTTCACCACAGAAACCGAGAAACTCAGTTGGCTTGAAGCACAGGGCTTTTTACAGGTACCGGTTACACGGTGCGCCGGCGTCCGGGAAGTTATCGATTACCGCGCCCATGTTATGGATATCCGCAGCACTATTCCCTACGACATCGACGGCCTTGTCGTTAAAAACGACCGTATCGATACCGCAGACCTCAGCAGGGCGCGGCCGGAAAAACAAATCGCCTTTAAGTTCAGCCTTGAAGAAGCGGTTACCGCGTTGCGCAGCGTCGAGTGGAGTGAGTCGGGCGCTACCTACACCCCCATCGCGCTGATCGATCCGGTTCAGCTGGCGGGCACAACCGTTAAGCGGGCAAACCTCTGCAACCCGAACATGATTGCGGAGCTGAACCTCAGGATCGGCAGTAGAGTGTTGGTAACCAAACGAGGGGAGATTATCCCTAAGATAGAAGCGCTTATCGAAAATCCCGATTCAAGCGCGCCCATCGAACAGCCTTGCAAGTGCGGGAGTTGCGGTACTGCACTCCGCGACGAAGGTACTCGCTTGTACTGTCCGAATCCGGCTTGCCCTAAGCTCATTCATCACCGGATAGAAAAATGGATCAATACCCTCGATATTCAAGACTTCGGGACAGTGCTCCTCAAACAGCTCTTTGATGCACAGCGCCTCCGTTCTATTTCCGATTTATATACACTGACTATTGAAGAACTCGCAGCGCTCGAACGCATGGGAAAAAAGTCGGCGGAAAAAGTACACCGCGCATTGCACGCTAAACGTGAAATCTCACTGCCGGTCTTTATTGCCGGTTTTGATATTGAAGGTATCGGCCGTATCATGGTAGAAAAGCTGGTTGACGCAGGCTTTGATACCCTCGAAAAATTGCTTGCAGCTTCAGAGGAAGAGTTTGCCGCCGTGTACCAATTCGGCAGCATCCTTGCCCATACGCTGACGCTCGGTCTCCGCGATGCAAAAGAAGAAATGCTGCAGCTTACCGGTTCGGGAATGATCGTTATTCAAGCACCAGCCGCCGCTCAAGGAAATCTTCCGCTCGCAGGAAAAAGCTTCTGCTTTACCGGAGAACTGAATACGCTTAAAAGAAAAGAAGCTGAAGCGATGGTTCAAGCAAAGGGCGGGGCGGTAAAATCGTCGGTAACCAAGGGACTTACCTATTTGGTAACCAATACGCCCGATTCCGGTTCGTCAAAAAACAAGAAAGCTCAGGAACTCGGCACTGCGATTATCACCGAAGACGAGTTTTTAAAACTATTTTAA
- a CDS encoding transporter substrate-binding domain-containing protein: MKKWIAVSAAFCILFLLFSSCRRSHKIEYIEDPSWSKVQVKATLVIGVSDFVPILSFRNEKNEIVGYDIDILTELCRRIGIHPVFYPIDWTQKEMLLNRGTIDCIASGFSLTEERKQHYRMCTPYLQNTKIVVALARKDYQTLAQLRDRRIAVEAGTGGDEALLNTEVLKDHVIIQTYNSIGSLYTALNNGVCDAIVLDLIYSCNTLDRNPQYSIINEAIATEYYTFAFRKTDGSLVAKIESVLAEMESDGTIPAFSRKWFGSNLSILNIRL; the protein is encoded by the coding sequence ATGAAAAAATGGATAGCTGTGTCTGCGGCATTCTGTATACTATTTCTTTTATTTTCTTCATGCCGCCGCAGTCATAAAATTGAATACATTGAAGATCCGTCTTGGTCAAAAGTTCAGGTAAAAGCCACACTGGTCATCGGCGTTTCAGATTTTGTTCCCATTCTCTCCTTTAGAAATGAAAAGAATGAAATAGTAGGGTATGATATCGATATATTGACGGAATTATGCCGCCGGATCGGTATTCATCCGGTTTTTTACCCGATAGATTGGACGCAAAAAGAAATGCTTTTGAATAGGGGAACAATCGATTGTATTGCAAGCGGTTTCAGCCTTACGGAAGAACGTAAACAACACTATAGAATGTGTACGCCGTATCTTCAGAATACTAAAATTGTCGTAGCGCTTGCAAGAAAAGACTATCAAACATTGGCACAGCTGCGGGACAGAAGGATAGCAGTTGAGGCAGGAACCGGAGGCGACGAAGCATTATTGAACACAGAGGTGTTAAAAGATCATGTTATTATCCAAACGTACAACTCTATCGGTAGTTTATATACCGCCCTCAATAACGGAGTGTGCGATGCCATCGTATTGGATCTTATTTATTCCTGTAATACGCTCGATCGAAATCCTCAATACAGTATTATCAACGAGGCGATTGCAACCGAATATTACACGTTCGCTTTTAGGAAAACGGACGGTTCGCTTGTCGCCAAAATCGAATCCGTTTTAGCTGAAATGGAGTCCGACGGCACTATTCCGGCTTTTTCTCGGAAATGGTTCGGTTCCAATCTATCCATACTTAATATCAGACTGTAA